The DNA segment CTCTTCTTTTATCTAAAACTTCTCTAAACCTTATTAAATGATTATTAATTATGGGACAAAGATGTTCATATTCTATATTTTTATCTGTTAAATATATAATGTACTTATCTACTTTATTTTTAGTATAATATTTTCTTACATCACTATTTTTATAAAAAGGTTTTATTAATTTACAATTTGATATGTTTATATTTTCCAAGTTTTTTCTATCTAATACAAATATGCCATCATCTAATTTGATATTTAAACTTTTTACTAAATCTTCAGACAATTTTTTGTTTATCATGTTACTTGTTACCCTATCAGCTCCACTCACTATACCTTGATTTATATAGCATATATCTTTTAATTTTTTATTGCTCTTTTTTATAATCTTTTTTATTATGTTTAAATATTCTTTATCATAAAATACAAGTAAATTGCCATTATCTCCATATATATTTTCTTGTCTACTTAATTTATAAACTGATGCTCCTTCATATCTTCTAAATTTACTGTTATTAAAAATTATTTCTTTAATATTTTCAGCTTTATAATCTTTATTATTAAAATATATAATCATTATATCTTCTTCACTAGAAAAACCTTTTATTAAAGTAAAAATCAAATTATGCTGCCCTTTAGCATTTTTAAAAATTTTACAGTCATTAAAATTAATAATAGTTTTTATACTAACATTTTCTTTCAAAAATTTTCTCAATTTAGTTGCTCCATCTGCTGATATAAAATAATTTGTAGTAATAAAGCTCAACACTCCACTATATTTTAAAATCTCAATGCCTCTATATACAAAAAAATAGAAATAATCCATTTTTCCTTCATAATATCTTTTACCGAAATCATACTTTTTTAACTCTTTAAATTTATCCTTATTTCCCTTTTCCCCTATATAAGGTGGATTACCTATAACTATATCAAAACCACCTCTTTTAATTATTTCTTTTAATTTAGGAATATCATAAATTTTGCTTCCCAATATACTATTTTCTTGATAGACATTTATATGAAAATCATCAATTTCAATTTTTTTATACTTTCCCAAAACGTCAATACATGCTAAGTAAAAAACTTCTAAAGGTAAACTTTGAATATCTATTCCAAAGATATTTTCTTCCATTATTTTTTTTAATTCATCAAATTCATCATAATATATATTTAAATCTTTATATATTGCAGACTTTATTTTAAATAATTTTTGAATCATAGAAATCAAAAATAATCCTGTACCACAAGCAATATCAATTATCTTTATATTATCCAATAACTTTAATATGCAGTATAATTCTTCATCATCTATATCTTTTAATATATTATCTAGTACTAATTTTTCAATCAAATCACTTTTTAATTTAGAATTCTTTTCTAAATAAGTTTTCAAAGAATTATTCACAATAAAATCTACTATATACAAAGGAGTATAGTAACTCCCCGTAGTTTCACGCTTCCCATCTCCAATAAAATTTTCAAACATACTGCACAAAAAAAGAGGATTGACACTTTTAATTTTTTCACAAATTTCATCTGTTATTTCAATTTCTAAATCGTCTAAATTTATGTTTTTCAATTTTTCACTTATCAGTTTATAATAAAAATCAACATCGATATAATGTTTATCTAAAAAAACTTTTCTTAAAATTTTTATGAAAATGTTTTCTTTATTTGCATTTTTTATTTTTAACTGTCTTATAAGTTTATTTAATACTCTAACTACATCTTCTTCCATATTCCCCATCCTTTATTCAGTATCCAAATACTTCTTAAATAATTATATAATATATTAATAAAATAGAAAATAAAAAAAAAGCCTTAACACTTACTGCGTTAAGACTTTCCTCTACCTTTAATTACTCTTATATATCTTCCTTCTCCGACCTTTTTAACTCCATCTATTTCTTGTATTATTTCATCAACTATCAAATCCATATCTTTTATATTAATATTAAAACCTTTCTTCTTTAAATATTTCATTATAGTCAACAAACGTATATGATAATTACAAGGATTTTTAAAATAAGGGTGCTTTTCTATATACTTTTTAATTTTTTCCCTATCTATAATTTCATTATTTTCATTACCATTTATAATCATATCTTCCTCTACTTTTTTCAAATATTCATTCAATTCTTTTTTAGGATTATTATACTTATCTAATAATGTTCTAATATCATGAATCAAAGTAGTAATTTGCTTTTTATCTGCACAGAAACAATTATTTTTCCCCTCAAAGGGCTCTGCTAAATCTGAAGTAGCCGTATCCATAAAGATTTTTTTACCCCTTTCAAAATTAATATTTTAACTTTATTTTACTATCATTCAATATTACTGTCAAATTGTAAAACTTATAATAATTATTCTACAACTTCTCTTTTTAATATACAGCATATATTTCTTCCATTTACAGTTGGTGTTGCTGTAGTTAATTCCCATCCTTCTTTACCTAATTTATTTAACCTTTCCTCATCTTCTTTACTCAATATTAAATTAGAAACTCCTTTAGTTTTTAAATTTAAAATTTTATATTCCCATTTTTTCATTTTTTTCACCTTGCCTTTTAATCTTATTTAGTTAATTTTCATTATATTATAATATATCATCTAACATAAGCATTTCATCTTTAACATGTTTTATATGTTCTTTTATCATATTTTCTATCAATTTTTTAGCTTTTATCCTATCAGTTTTAGAAACACATTCTATTTCTAATTTAAACTTATTTAATACTATTTCGCATAAAATTTTTTTACTACTGTATATATGAAAATAAAAATTTCCATTTTCTTCATAATCTAATTCCGCATTCTCATAATTTAAAAATTTGTCTTTGACTTTCTGAAAATCTAAAACTAAATATGTACTTTGATAAACAGAATACCTATCTTGGCTTTCTAAATCTTTTAAACTTTTACTTATCAGCTCATCTATAATATTAGCAAAATCATATATCAATATAGAATTATACTTAATAAAATCTTCTTTACTTACAAATCCATACTTTTCTTGATACTCCATATACTTTTCATAAAAACTTCTCTCAATAACGCTCTTAAATGTCTTATCTATTATAATATAATCATTAATAAAAAAATTTTGATTTTCATAATTGTATATTCTCGCAAGTATTAGTGTCCCAATTTCTATATCATTAAACTCCAATGTATTTTTTACTGTCACTTGTTTATTTAGCAAAATATCATTCAATTTTAAATTATCACTATTTTTTTCTAAAATTTCATATATGGAAAGTTTAGCATTTGAAATACTTTTTAATAAGTTTAAACTTTCATCATTTTCATCTGAAGATTTAACTTCAATATATTCCTCTAAAAAATTATTACCATTTTGTAATCTATAACTCCATAAAAGCCACGGAACAAAACAGCTTTCATTAATTGAAATTTCTCTTGAAGTATAATTTTTTTTAAATATTTCCTTTGCAATTTCTATCTGCTTTTTATAATCACCTTCTAATGCAAAATATAATACTTTATTAATAAGTTTTTCTTCAAACATTTTTATTTCTTCATATGCTATATCCATATCTCCACTCCTTAAATATTTAGATTTAACTCCAAATAAAATTAATTGATGGTGATTCTTATAGAATCACCCATCACTATAAACTCAATATATAATCAAACGCTGGAGCACTTAAATAAAACTCACTAAAATTTTTTTCTTCTCTTTCATCAAGAGGATATATATTTCTAAATACTTCTTTTAAATCTTCATCTTCAATTCTACTAAAATCAACATCTAAAAAGCCATTTATAATAATATGTGCTAGCTCATTGTCTATCTTATACATATCATAATCAGTTTCTCTAAAAATATCTTCTACTTCATCATTATTAATTATATCAGTAACAGCTAAATTATAAAGTATATCATATCTTTCTTTAATATTTTTAACAAAACTCTCCCAGACAACTAATCCTTTTCTATTTAATTTACTTGTTATAAATCCCTTATCTTCATACAATCTTAAAAACATAAACTTAGCACAATAATTTAGACAAGATTTTTTCAAAAAATAATCACACCACTTTTTTTCATCATATTCAAGATTTTTTCTACTATCAATTCTAATCTTTTTTATTATTCCAATATTGTAATATTCATACTTTATTATAAAAGTTTTAATAAATTTTTCAAGCACAGCAGTTATATAATCTATTTTGTTCAAATGTTCACCTCCTTTGTATATTAAACTAGTCCTCTAATACATAATATTTCTTAATAAATGTAAATGTTATAACACTTCTCTGCTTTATAAAAAACTAATTTGATATTTTAGAAATTTTTATCAAATTGATTGCAAAATAAAAATAAGCCATTTATTTTATAATTTTGTAAATGGCTTATTTACTGTCTACTTATTAATTAAAAAATCAATTATTTTTTCAATAAAAGGTTTATTTTTTTGATTTTTCTCCACTTCTTTTTCTACATTTTTATTTGTAT comes from the Caminicella sporogenes DSM 14501 genome and includes:
- a CDS encoding Eco57I restriction-modification methylase domain-containing protein — encoded protein: MEEDVVRVLNKLIRQLKIKNANKENIFIKILRKVFLDKHYIDVDFYYKLISEKLKNINLDDLEIEITDEICEKIKSVNPLFLCSMFENFIGDGKRETTGSYYTPLYIVDFIVNNSLKTYLEKNSKLKSDLIEKLVLDNILKDIDDEELYCILKLLDNIKIIDIACGTGLFLISMIQKLFKIKSAIYKDLNIYYDEFDELKKIMEENIFGIDIQSLPLEVFYLACIDVLGKYKKIEIDDFHINVYQENSILGSKIYDIPKLKEIIKRGGFDIVIGNPPYIGEKGNKDKFKELKKYDFGKRYYEGKMDYFYFFVYRGIEILKYSGVLSFITTNYFISADGATKLRKFLKENVSIKTIINFNDCKIFKNAKGQHNLIFTLIKGFSSEEDIMIIYFNNKDYKAENIKEIIFNNSKFRRYEGASVYKLSRQENIYGDNGNLLVFYDKEYLNIIKKIIKKSNKKLKDICYINQGIVSGADRVTSNMINKKLSEDLVKSLNIKLDDGIFVLDRKNLENINISNCKLIKPFYKNSDVRKYYTKNKVDKYIIYLTDKNIEYEHLCPIINNHLIRFREVLDKRREVLKGVRKWYSLQWAREEKIFQGPKIVVPQRSTLNSFGYNESDWYASADVYFITPRVEDIDLKILLGILNSKIIYFWLYNMGKRKGNYLELYTTPLSEIPINLKLDDKLLRDIKINSEKILKLLKDGYNPKIVNDFQGVIDERLYKFYDFTEDEIKIIEELYNKAQGYV
- a CDS encoding DUF4177 domain-containing protein, with amino-acid sequence MKKWEYKILNLKTKGVSNLILSKEDEERLNKLGKEGWELTTATPTVNGRNICCILKREVVE